The following are encoded together in the Candidatus Sysuiplasma acidicola genome:
- a CDS encoding APC family permease, which translates to MDLLFLSLGGIIGSGWLFAASGAAVLAGPSAVVAWLVGGLIVLAIALVYSELGGMIPRSGAIVRYAQFSHDSFAGYIFGWAYFLSAVSVPAIEAEAVVTYASTYINGLVATSGVLTVVGIGIAMLLMFLFFALNYVGIRIMGKTNTGVTWWKLIVPLGTVIILLAVGFNPGNFALPSGFLYGGWPNVFAAISLSGIVFSYLGFRQALDYGGEAKTPQKSIPRATIGSVLIGIVLYSLLQVVFIGHVDWGAIGVHAGNWGALATAPGAKALFDAPFATLATSAGLVLLTYVLYADAYISPSGTLSVYLGTSQRTLYGMGANGYYPAALTKIHEKYRIPVLPLVASLVVGFIFFLPFPSWYKLVGFISGATVFTYIVGGSALMALRKHAPELKRPFRLSGASILSPIAFVGSALIVYWTGWPYVAYIAIAIFAGLLVYAFFYLTSKVDNIFTAKSIKSGLWVPLFILALLVLSYLGETTYGGIGVFPFPTDFIVVIIVSLIFYAISVVSATKTEEIEQMIALGSQYVKAEEFTVSGGSEGESKDQ; encoded by the coding sequence ATGGACCTGTTGTTTTTGAGTCTCGGCGGTATAATCGGTTCTGGCTGGCTATTTGCAGCCTCCGGTGCCGCCGTGCTCGCCGGTCCGTCTGCAGTTGTAGCTTGGCTTGTTGGTGGCTTGATTGTGCTGGCCATTGCCCTTGTGTATTCAGAACTCGGCGGCATGATACCTAGATCTGGAGCGATTGTCAGGTATGCTCAATTCTCGCATGATAGTTTTGCGGGATATATCTTCGGCTGGGCGTATTTCCTGTCAGCCGTTTCTGTTCCCGCAATAGAAGCAGAAGCGGTCGTGACGTACGCATCCACATACATCAACGGCCTGGTAGCGACATCCGGAGTGCTGACTGTGGTTGGCATTGGCATTGCAATGCTCCTCATGTTTCTGTTTTTCGCGCTTAATTACGTGGGCATAAGGATCATGGGAAAAACCAACACGGGCGTGACTTGGTGGAAACTCATAGTTCCGCTTGGAACAGTCATAATACTGCTTGCCGTAGGATTCAATCCGGGCAACTTCGCTCTTCCGTCGGGTTTCCTCTACGGAGGATGGCCGAACGTGTTTGCTGCAATATCCCTTTCGGGTATAGTGTTTTCATACCTTGGTTTCAGACAGGCGCTGGATTATGGAGGAGAAGCTAAAACACCGCAGAAGTCCATACCAAGGGCGACCATCGGGTCTGTTCTGATTGGCATAGTGCTTTACAGCCTTCTCCAGGTTGTTTTCATTGGACACGTCGACTGGGGAGCAATTGGTGTCCACGCAGGAAACTGGGGTGCTTTGGCTACTGCTCCAGGCGCAAAAGCGCTATTTGACGCGCCATTCGCTACTCTGGCCACTTCCGCAGGACTGGTGCTCCTGACCTACGTGCTCTATGCCGATGCCTATATTTCACCGTCCGGCACGCTTAGTGTCTATCTCGGAACATCGCAGAGGACGTTGTACGGCATGGGAGCCAACGGTTATTACCCGGCAGCACTGACAAAAATCCATGAAAAGTACAGGATACCTGTTCTGCCTCTGGTAGCCTCGCTGGTTGTTGGCTTCATATTCTTCCTTCCGTTTCCGAGCTGGTACAAACTCGTAGGATTCATTTCGGGCGCGACAGTGTTCACGTACATTGTTGGCGGCTCTGCCCTGATGGCACTCAGAAAACATGCACCTGAACTCAAGAGACCATTCAGACTGTCTGGCGCATCTATTTTGAGCCCGATTGCGTTTGTGGGATCTGCGCTTATCGTGTACTGGACCGGATGGCCCTATGTCGCCTACATTGCCATCGCTATATTCGCTGGCCTTCTTGTCTACGCATTCTTCTATCTCACTTCCAAGGTTGACAACATATTCACGGCAAAGTCTATAAAGTCCGGTCTGTGGGTCCCCTTATTCATACTGGCGCTGCTCGTGCTTTCATATCTCGGTGAAACGACCTATGGTGGTATCGGCGTGTTTCCGTTCCCTACCGACTTCATAGTCGTGATAATCGTATCTCTGATATTCTACGCCATATCTGTTGTGAGCGCAACCAAGACCGAAGAGATCGAGCAGATGATTGCCCTGGGTTCGCAGTATGTCAAGGCAGAGGAATTCACGGTCTCAGGTGGCTCTGAAGGAGAGAGCAAGGACCAGTAG
- a CDS encoding ABC transporter permease → MRNATLNQFSGLLTREIMKTYRNPWIIAITVVQPFMWLAFFGSSFASAPKSFLEGFFHTSSYIAFLLPGVLSTSMLTVGMFGSMSTIQDKRFGYMKRILLTPTDKATIFVAKSMGSTTRGMVQLPVMVIAAFLFGVSFPLNPILWIGWILALFFLGLGFSSLFMAMTVSSTDWQTPGVISNFITMPLMFSSTALFPQANFPAWMRAISSVNPVTFSATLGRSIVLGGAVDWTPLGYLAIFAVLMLFVGSVMATKWLRVE, encoded by the coding sequence ATGAGAAACGCAACGCTGAATCAGTTTTCCGGCCTTCTGACCAGGGAGATTATGAAGACATACAGAAATCCATGGATCATTGCGATAACAGTGGTGCAGCCGTTCATGTGGCTGGCATTCTTCGGCAGCAGTTTTGCCTCCGCGCCAAAGTCATTCCTTGAAGGCTTCTTCCATACCTCCAGCTACATAGCGTTCCTTCTGCCAGGTGTTCTGTCAACTTCAATGCTCACAGTAGGGATGTTCGGCTCGATGAGCACGATACAGGACAAGCGTTTCGGCTACATGAAGCGCATACTGCTCACTCCCACGGACAAGGCAACAATATTCGTGGCGAAATCGATGGGTTCAACGACACGCGGCATGGTTCAGCTGCCAGTGATGGTCATTGCCGCCTTCCTGTTCGGCGTCAGTTTTCCGCTGAACCCGATACTCTGGATAGGCTGGATTCTTGCACTGTTCTTTCTCGGCCTCGGGTTCTCATCCCTGTTCATGGCCATGACAGTCTCAAGCACAGACTGGCAGACGCCCGGCGTGATATCCAACTTCATAACAATGCCGCTGATGTTCTCCAGCACTGCACTCTTTCCACAGGCAAATTTCCCTGCCTGGATGAGGGCTATATCCTCGGTCAACCCCGTGACCTTTTCCGCAACGCTAGGCAGATCCATTGTGCTCGGAGGTGCCGTCGACTGGACGCCCCTCGGCTATCTGGCGATCTTCGCTGTCCTGATGCTCTTCGTGGGGTCAGTCATGGCGACAAAATGGCTTAGAGTCGAATAG
- a CDS encoding MFS transporter: protein MNKGNNDFHMQLLTNIAYTSSTLFIPVYASETGANSAEIGAIVASYSVALLVSNYTLGRLSDIYGRKLILAVSLMFASLMAFLQLEATSPLVLLTVRFFLGLSAGSSSSLIAYAIDLKRDLGYFSSIAAMGSAIGQGFAGIVIYLFAGRTIGHSLFTPVFLMSSLLLFMSFVLSLQIKYPVHHSAGSVRFFPAGVFSRGRAAYLSLSLRHFGATAIWALFPLFCLALTPTSYPYSLRLALVASIYVLNSVVQIVSMRLLTPGRSARALLLSGLALSAVTFFSFTLARNFAELAATQLLLGVGWSFMYVGGLRYVVERSSSRGASAGLLASFMAMSGIGGPIAGGAIATSVASLGFGDAGGYLAVMYVAAILTAVAAVVFYLMEYRGARMQLASKGTITGL from the coding sequence ATGAACAAAGGCAACAACGATTTCCATATGCAGCTTCTGACGAACATCGCTTACACTTCGTCGACTCTCTTCATCCCAGTTTACGCATCGGAGACCGGTGCAAACAGCGCTGAGATTGGCGCAATCGTTGCATCGTACAGCGTCGCGCTGCTCGTCAGCAATTACACACTGGGACGGCTCTCGGACATCTATGGAAGAAAACTCATCCTTGCTGTCAGCCTCATGTTCGCTTCGCTGATGGCTTTCCTGCAGCTTGAGGCCACGTCTCCGCTGGTTCTGCTGACTGTGAGATTTTTCCTGGGTCTCTCTGCAGGTTCCAGCAGCTCACTTATCGCCTATGCAATAGACCTGAAGCGCGACCTTGGTTACTTCAGTTCCATTGCCGCGATGGGTTCGGCGATAGGGCAGGGCTTCGCAGGCATAGTCATATATCTCTTTGCAGGCAGAACAATCGGACATAGTCTGTTTACTCCTGTCTTCCTCATGTCCTCGCTTCTGCTGTTCATGTCATTCGTGCTCTCGCTCCAGATAAAATATCCGGTTCATCATTCCGCCGGATCAGTCAGATTCTTCCCGGCAGGCGTGTTTTCGCGCGGTAGGGCCGCCTACCTCTCACTGTCACTGAGACATTTCGGAGCCACTGCAATCTGGGCTCTATTCCCCTTATTCTGTCTCGCACTGACTCCCACATCTTACCCGTACAGCCTGAGGCTTGCACTGGTCGCATCCATCTATGTGCTCAACTCTGTTGTGCAGATAGTGTCTATGCGATTACTGACCCCCGGCAGGTCTGCACGAGCACTGCTTCTGTCAGGATTAGCCCTTTCTGCCGTTACATTCTTTTCATTCACTCTTGCCCGAAATTTTGCCGAACTGGCGGCCACACAGCTTCTGCTCGGTGTCGGATGGTCTTTCATGTACGTGGGCGGACTGAGATACGTAGTGGAGCGCTCATCAAGTCGAGGGGCGTCTGCTGGACTTCTGGCATCCTTCATGGCAATGTCAGGAATAGGCGGGCCCATCGCCGGCGGTGCGATCGCCACCAGTGTGGCGTCGCTTGGTTTCGGTGATGCCGGCGGCTATCTCGCTGTGATGTACGTTGCTGCGATTCTGACCGCAGTTGCAGCAGTTGTCTTCTACCTCATGGAATACAGAGGTGCACGGATGCAGCTTGCGTCAAAGGGCACGATCACCGGATTGTAG
- a CDS encoding glycosyltransferase: protein MQAFSVGLTIFAAALVVLYFPIAFMQDWLLLKYRKTFATQCDHSGKAVEGRRVLCVLTTNGQNPRVAEHILSVLHSYNLNIELFVIKEERDRFSYPAREVIVPKDYMTAHDTRNKMRALQFGIEYLHGCGYGSESYICHLDDDSLVSEEYLEHVFRMEEHAGQGHLRLRKTGVHMLSTLADMVRVSNCDSFCHFFNSTGHPKSVHGEGLVIRADVEYALGWDYGTYGADDLIMGQMIVRSGHSFGFIPHPIMIAPPVSARDFYKQRRRWIMSILWSSRRIREIDAKTMDWFLYRYAVGWTGVLGFLVFVACIFYGLVLPLPIYIILVFNLGSYFLFYQYGSARTSRKYMIPMALLQLPVALYEGGTLIYSLLFPPARDSFDVITKV, encoded by the coding sequence ATGCAGGCGTTTTCTGTCGGTCTTACAATATTCGCGGCGGCACTCGTGGTGCTTTATTTCCCTATTGCGTTTATGCAGGACTGGCTTCTGCTGAAATACAGAAAGACGTTTGCAACACAGTGCGACCACAGCGGAAAGGCAGTGGAAGGTAGAAGGGTCCTGTGTGTGCTGACAACAAACGGTCAGAATCCGCGTGTGGCTGAGCACATTCTTTCAGTGCTGCATTCATACAACCTGAACATAGAACTCTTTGTGATAAAGGAGGAGAGGGACAGATTCAGCTACCCTGCCAGAGAGGTCATAGTGCCAAAAGATTACATGACGGCACACGACACCAGAAACAAGATGCGGGCGCTGCAGTTCGGCATAGAATATCTGCACGGCTGCGGATATGGCAGCGAAAGCTACATCTGCCACCTGGATGACGATTCTCTGGTGTCGGAAGAGTATCTTGAACATGTTTTCAGGATGGAGGAACATGCCGGACAGGGGCACCTGCGACTCCGGAAGACGGGCGTCCACATGCTTTCCACGCTGGCGGACATGGTAAGAGTTTCCAACTGCGATTCGTTCTGTCATTTTTTCAATTCTACAGGGCATCCAAAATCCGTTCACGGTGAGGGACTGGTGATACGGGCGGATGTTGAGTATGCACTTGGCTGGGATTACGGTACTTATGGTGCCGATGATCTCATCATGGGACAGATGATTGTGAGGAGCGGCCACAGTTTCGGCTTCATACCTCATCCCATAATGATAGCACCTCCGGTTTCTGCAAGGGACTTTTACAAGCAGAGGAGAAGGTGGATCATGTCCATACTCTGGTCCAGCAGGCGCATCAGGGAAATTGATGCAAAGACAATGGACTGGTTCCTCTACAGATACGCCGTCGGCTGGACAGGCGTGCTCGGCTTCCTGGTATTTGTAGCATGCATTTTTTACGGACTCGTGCTACCGCTTCCCATTTACATAATACTCGTATTCAATCTCGGCAGCTATTTCCTGTTTTATCAGTATGGTTCTGCCAGAACATCCAGAAAATACATGATCCCGATGGCACTGCTCCAGCTGCCCGTGGCGCTATACGAGGGAGGAACGCTCATTTATTCGCTGCTTTTCCCGCCTGCCAGAGATTCATTTGACGTCATAACAAAAGTCTGA
- a CDS encoding ATP-binding cassette domain-containing protein has protein sequence MKGITKKYGNFTALDNVDLIVPEGTIFGLLGPNGAGKTTIIKVLTALIPADAGEAHVSDHDVKKEPKLVRANIGWVAAEVILDDDLTAMENLWLQAKLQNLQEWKERANDLLKYFDLFDRKDTKVGKYSTGMRKKLEIALALLHQPKVIFMDEPTIGLDPGTRRMLWQLITGINREYGVTILLTSHYIEEADALCSNLAIIDHGKIVATGTPSELKSKVNADIIEIGLNYEPDVALFERMEGVLDASRTENGMRLKVTASEKILPRILSSLKIEGIVKINVDKPSLETVFIDLTGKRLSEEDNKMDMRKFYATLRMARR, from the coding sequence ATGAAGGGCATAACAAAAAAATATGGAAATTTCACGGCTCTGGACAACGTCGATCTGATTGTTCCGGAAGGAACAATATTTGGTCTTCTGGGACCCAACGGAGCAGGCAAGACTACGATAATAAAAGTGCTTACTGCGCTAATCCCTGCAGACGCAGGGGAGGCGCATGTTTCTGACCATGACGTGAAGAAAGAACCTAAACTTGTTCGGGCCAACATAGGATGGGTTGCCGCCGAGGTAATACTGGACGATGACCTGACGGCAATGGAGAATCTCTGGCTGCAGGCAAAGCTTCAGAATCTGCAGGAATGGAAGGAACGCGCGAATGACCTCCTGAAGTATTTCGACCTTTTTGACAGAAAAGACACCAAGGTCGGCAAGTACTCCACCGGAATGAGAAAGAAGCTTGAAATCGCGCTCGCTCTTCTGCATCAGCCCAAAGTCATATTCATGGACGAGCCGACAATCGGCCTGGATCCGGGAACAAGAAGGATGCTCTGGCAGCTCATCACCGGCATAAACAGGGAGTATGGCGTGACAATACTGCTTACATCCCACTACATCGAGGAGGCTGATGCCCTCTGCAGCAATCTCGCAATCATCGATCACGGCAAAATCGTTGCCACTGGAACGCCGTCGGAACTCAAGTCAAAGGTGAATGCCGACATTATAGAGATAGGGCTGAACTACGAACCGGATGTTGCCTTATTTGAACGCATGGAAGGCGTTCTTGACGCAAGCAGGACTGAAAACGGCATGCGTCTGAAGGTGACGGCATCTGAGAAAATCCTTCCGCGCATTCTCTCATCTCTTAAAATCGAGGGTATTGTGAAGATAAACGTCGACAAGCCCAGCCTCGAAACGGTGTTCATCGATCTGACAGGGAAACGCTTGAGCGAAGAGGACAACAAGATGGATATGAGGAAGTTTTACGCAACCCTCAGGATGGCGAGAAGATGA
- a CDS encoding PadR family transcriptional regulator translates to MQKEVERPRNIRTSLIAMFALRRMLEGPVYGYSLAAEISEKTGESWSPGPGTIYPALHHLVEKNYAKTRTEEGRRVYYITRQGKAKLESFRRKMARTRGRFQDAGRLWMEIMDDSELREFIVHRLKTDIKLFTLITEGRLGHLSVKERKLLTKEVATELKNLIPYRGE, encoded by the coding sequence ATGCAGAAGGAAGTTGAAAGGCCGCGTAACATTCGCACCAGTCTCATTGCAATGTTTGCTCTGAGGAGGATGCTCGAGGGACCGGTTTACGGCTACAGTCTGGCTGCAGAAATCTCGGAGAAAACGGGAGAATCGTGGTCTCCCGGGCCAGGCACGATATATCCTGCACTGCATCATCTGGTCGAGAAGAATTATGCAAAAACCAGGACAGAAGAGGGACGCCGCGTCTATTACATCACGCGTCAGGGTAAGGCAAAACTCGAATCGTTCCGCAGGAAGATGGCCAGGACTCGGGGCAGATTTCAGGATGCAGGCAGGCTGTGGATGGAAATCATGGATGATTCAGAACTCAGGGAATTCATAGTACACCGGCTGAAGACCGATATCAAACTCTTTACTCTCATCACGGAGGGACGGCTGGGTCATCTGTCGGTGAAGGAGCGGAAGCTGCTAACCAAAGAGGTTGCGACCGAACTGAAGAACTTAATCCCTTACAGGGGAGAATGA
- a CDS encoding dihydrodipicolinate synthase family protein yields the protein MKLKIEGIWSPMPTPLDRQGNIDKKKIRVLVNHLIGGGVDGLFPLGTTGEFAMLDRAERRLVLQEVVNAANGRVPVLAGVSDPSMENIVEFGTDALDIGVNGIVATPPYYYSLGSEGIYNHYKMIHDSVDLPLLVYNIPEWTHNPVSVDAVRQLAEDKLIVGMKYTENNLFKLLKYIEVVGKRIAVFTGSDAMALTCLEFGGSGAVVSMSNVWPEKAASIFDLFKSGRVDKARRAQKELLPVIEAVGIGHFPAGLKEAMSATGMDVGQVKKPLESLTKIEKQQVRTLLAEAGMKVSGR from the coding sequence ATGAAACTAAAAATTGAAGGCATCTGGTCGCCTATGCCAACGCCGCTGGACAGGCAGGGGAATATCGACAAAAAGAAGATTAGAGTGCTCGTGAACCATCTTATCGGCGGGGGTGTAGACGGTCTTTTCCCCCTGGGCACAACGGGCGAATTTGCGATGCTTGACAGGGCGGAACGAAGACTCGTGCTGCAGGAAGTCGTCAATGCCGCAAACGGCAGGGTTCCGGTGCTCGCAGGCGTCTCAGATCCGAGTATGGAGAACATCGTTGAGTTTGGCACCGATGCCCTGGACATTGGCGTGAATGGCATAGTCGCCACTCCGCCTTATTACTACTCACTGGGTTCCGAGGGGATTTACAACCACTACAAGATGATTCACGATAGTGTTGATTTGCCGTTGCTTGTATACAACATACCCGAGTGGACACACAATCCTGTCAGTGTCGACGCAGTGAGGCAACTTGCAGAAGACAAGCTGATCGTGGGCATGAAGTACACTGAAAACAACCTCTTCAAGCTGCTGAAATATATCGAGGTGGTCGGAAAAAGGATAGCGGTGTTCACCGGCTCTGACGCGATGGCGTTAACCTGTCTGGAGTTTGGCGGCAGTGGAGCTGTTGTGAGCATGAGCAATGTCTGGCCCGAAAAGGCAGCGAGCATATTTGATCTCTTCAAGAGCGGCAGGGTCGATAAGGCAAGAAGGGCTCAGAAGGAACTGCTCCCGGTCATAGAGGCTGTGGGTATTGGGCACTTCCCGGCCGGCTTGAAGGAGGCAATGTCTGCAACGGGCATGGATGTGGGGCAGGTCAAGAAACCACTTGAGTCTCTGACGAAGATTGAAAAGCAGCAGGTTAGAACACTTCTGGCTGAAGCAGGGATGAAAGTCTCCGGCCGATGA
- a CDS encoding aldo/keto reductase translates to MNYRYLGKTGVRVSELCFGTMTFGWKADEQTSHQMLDMFAAGGGNFIDTADVYADGKSEEILGNWLHEQNRDDFFVATKVRFGSSEKPNDIGLTRKHILSSVRKSLKRLKTDYIDLYQVHAWDPATPIAETLDVLNDLVHEGTVRYIGASNFRAWQLQKALDTSESMGLAKFCSLQPQYNLLCRGTEYELIPACMANGIGVIPWSPLRGGLLSGKYRRSMEVPPDNTRIGGAYREGRTEMWKKYNNEVTWSIVEALDRIAGELGKTDSQVALNWLLHREGVTAPIIGAASTTQLQENMGAAGWKLESRHADELGRLSATGVSYPYDEAAEQQQRRGREDFVN, encoded by the coding sequence ATGAATTACAGATATCTTGGAAAGACCGGTGTAAGGGTCAGCGAATTGTGTTTTGGCACGATGACGTTCGGGTGGAAGGCAGACGAGCAGACGAGCCACCAGATGCTCGACATGTTTGCCGCCGGGGGAGGAAATTTCATCGACACGGCGGATGTTTATGCGGACGGTAAATCCGAGGAAATACTTGGAAACTGGCTCCATGAACAGAACAGGGATGACTTTTTTGTCGCCACAAAGGTGCGCTTTGGATCATCGGAAAAACCGAACGATATCGGTTTGACGAGAAAGCACATATTGAGCTCAGTGCGGAAGAGCCTGAAAAGACTGAAAACCGATTACATAGACCTGTATCAGGTCCATGCGTGGGATCCGGCAACACCGATTGCCGAAACGCTGGATGTACTGAATGATCTGGTGCATGAAGGCACAGTGAGGTACATCGGCGCAAGCAACTTCAGAGCGTGGCAGCTGCAGAAGGCCTTAGACACCAGCGAATCTATGGGCTTGGCTAAATTCTGCAGTCTTCAGCCGCAATACAATCTTCTCTGCCGTGGAACTGAATATGAGCTCATACCCGCATGCATGGCAAACGGCATAGGCGTGATTCCCTGGAGTCCGCTGCGTGGAGGCCTCCTCAGCGGCAAGTACAGGAGAAGTATGGAAGTGCCGCCGGATAACACCAGGATAGGCGGCGCATATCGCGAGGGAAGGACGGAGATGTGGAAGAAGTACAACAACGAAGTGACATGGAGCATTGTCGAAGCGCTGGACCGCATTGCGGGTGAGCTGGGTAAAACCGACTCTCAGGTTGCCCTCAACTGGCTGCTCCACAGGGAAGGCGTCACAGCCCCAATCATCGGTGCTGCTTCGACGACACAGCTTCAGGAAAACATGGGCGCCGCCGGGTGGAAGCTGGAGAGCAGGCACGCAGACGAGCTGGGGAGACTCAGCGCCACGGGCGTTTCATATCCCTATGACGAAGCAGCCGAACAACAGCAGAGAAGAGGAAGAGAAGATTTCGTCAACTGA